One Jeotgalicoccus saudimassiliensis DNA window includes the following coding sequences:
- a CDS encoding isochorismate synthase, translating to MKLQSSRTFIESISLDSDRQYLTLHIPMDEYNIDEEKIFTYFNESKGSRYWFKSKDNAYNVIGIHYIESIWRDKFQPDAVAESKRVLFEKIQQEKLGEDLKSKLSLFGGTLFDDKDTTDEWNDFKMVEFHLPEWQFDLNNRELFLTRDKSELNMDGLLDEVDEVLTAIENAEISEKEKPVVKSKRDIFPNEWKLLVEEAVNNLNDEFKKVVLARQKLITFESKAKRLYLIRRLKDEADTYTIYFEKGKSTFVSKTPEKLFSISGEELTTNAIAGSIQRVEDNQENTVQKDFLLNDDKNLFEHRVVRESIVSDLAPFSEGLNYKKNPLLMENKYIYHLFTPIQAMLKKDADEFKILKQIHPTPAVGGLPKNLAKDYIKEHEYGTRGLYAAPLGVIHEDKDCEFAVGLRSMLISARSATLFAGCGIVKGSDPEAEFLETEVKFTPMLNVLEATTNELHGSTNGTNV from the coding sequence ATGAAATTACAATCGTCTCGAACGTTTATAGAGAGTATCAGTCTGGATTCCGACAGGCAATATCTTACGCTGCATATTCCTATGGATGAGTATAATATTGACGAAGAAAAAATATTTACATATTTTAACGAATCAAAGGGCTCACGCTATTGGTTCAAGTCAAAAGACAATGCCTATAATGTAATCGGCATTCATTACATCGAAAGTATATGGCGGGACAAGTTCCAGCCGGATGCTGTTGCAGAAAGCAAGAGAGTGCTTTTTGAAAAAATCCAGCAGGAAAAGCTCGGTGAAGATTTAAAATCTAAACTGAGCTTATTTGGCGGGACTTTATTCGATGATAAAGATACGACGGATGAATGGAACGACTTTAAAATGGTCGAATTCCATCTGCCTGAATGGCAGTTTGATCTTAACAACCGTGAGCTGTTTTTAACGAGGGACAAATCTGAATTAAATATGGACGGACTGCTCGATGAAGTAGATGAAGTGCTGACGGCTATAGAAAATGCTGAAATCAGTGAGAAGGAAAAACCGGTTGTGAAAAGCAAGCGTGATATTTTCCCCAATGAATGGAAGCTGCTCGTTGAAGAAGCAGTAAATAATTTAAACGACGAATTTAAAAAAGTTGTTCTTGCACGCCAGAAACTGATTACGTTCGAATCGAAAGCGAAACGTCTGTATCTGATCAGGCGCCTGAAAGATGAAGCGGATACGTATACGATTTATTTTGAAAAAGGGAAGTCGACGTTCGTTTCGAAAACTCCTGAGAAGCTGTTTTCCATCAGCGGTGAAGAACTGACAACGAATGCTATTGCAGGTTCAATTCAGCGTGTTGAAGACAATCAGGAAAACACGGTGCAGAAAGATTTCCTGTTAAACGATGACAAAAATCTGTTTGAACACCGCGTGGTCAGAGAATCGATTGTCAGCGATCTCGCGCCGTTTTCAGAAGGGCTGAACTATAAAAAGAATCCGCTCCTTATGGAAAATAAATATATTTATCATTTATTTACGCCTATTCAGGCAATGCTGAAAAAAGATGCGGATGAGTTTAAAATTTTAAAACAGATTCACCCGACACCTGCAGTAGGCGGACTGCCGAAAAATCTGGCAAAAGATTATATTAAAGAACATGAATACGGTACAAGAGGACTGTACGCAGCGCCGCTTGGCGTGATTCATGAAGACAAGGATTGTGAATTTGCCGTCGGACTCCGTTCGATGCTGATTTCTGCACGAAGTGCAACACTGTTTGCCGGCTGCGGCATCGTTAAGGGATCGGATCCGGAAGCTGAATTTTTAGAAACGGAAGTCAAATTCACACCGATGTTGAACGTCTTGGAGGCGACTACTAATGAACTACACGGAAGCACTAACGGTACAAACGTTTAG